The proteins below come from a single Melitaea cinxia chromosome 9, ilMelCinx1.1, whole genome shotgun sequence genomic window:
- the LOC123656639 gene encoding uncharacterized protein LOC123656639, translating to MVSKNFHKGKYFISFKRGFDESKKDITITVDKVFQNDSLRITLSDEDDPTFLCKINVTRCDYEDLKKQQGLLIDFDNFPSQVVRLLQQCATNNMFLIIQQKTPIEYNFEVVEHNEFRRLIHLSLKTGPASDNEVKQHMAETIKELKNSLSALKSLTSTNETIWNEQQLKMEASIRELTVTVAKMEEDKLRHEKEFQEAMKQEKDRMAQEKKQWQTNTESHTNKLLNTAQENINKKEKKIDELNYLNNQLHEKIKQLENQISEKIQRSTLLENEVQKTHIEVATLKARNSGLEREIIEKEKQINQLQSKSSYLEKVVKDNSDAIKELNENIQTLKMEKSSLERRLTISESLANKNNEAAQSTTEQLLKANQIISKQNNDIIEMKDKLLCRTAIALEQEKVIESNIKDIQDLKSQLELTKENVDKLQKELETLKEKCDNNEKALKDRDETIKNNNMVIQWLHKKIEENTATDNIQNKGITPLQSSSSTPYCRTKNNKNLSQNTDESINFYATSKLSSFDDSSPLSPQSRKGIDPKYLEPATDENKVLCKDISKPGSTSSLNKKGKENKCMELPKVDYREKKSSRATTYRATPITFGSDLQKADASLPIVQGVRRTLSPGLRGRRFKCLVDQELFNANSDNNYNIVTDGSKIESKMSDGDRRKKLSGAQSRKRKLKKGESLKKNTSSIERFIVRPGPFSDEHLEIQTYENQDNSTAELISSTPLPLLPSIVFIKMWNDQSIAGGGFLNSPNQFGNVTTPNQKAGRRASRTAPIVVKQALHCGDDGVKIWGTDIQIVSIVARVRNIKVQSTKITYTIQDITGRMRAVLWLDQESMDEDSDQSSPKIEVNDYIQVFGNVKTNQGKKVVMAFKIMPITDVNAITFHYLQCINNKLKMEADSKKEKTNGSSSFTSALPANSMVNMDNASINGLNARQMMVYNNIRASTLEQGINKQDIYASLKDRMSNVEFEKILQWMWNEGHIYSTIDEEHFRVTDAS from the exons ATGGTATCTAAAAATTTTCACAAaggcaaatattttatatcgttTAAAAGAGGATTCGATGAAAGTAAGAAAGATATAACAATAACTGTGGATAAAGTGTTCCAAAACGACAGTTTA cgTATAACTTTAAGTGACGAAGACGATCccacatttttatgtaaaattaacgTGACACGTTGCGACTACGAAGATTTGAAGAAACAACAGGGACTTCttattgattttgataactttCCTTCACAAGTTGTTCGATTATTACAGCAGTGTGCTACAAATAATAT gTTTCTGattatacaacaaaaaacaCCAATTGAGTACAATTTTGAAGTAGTCGAGCACAATGAATTTCGAAGATTAATTCATTTATCTCTTAAGACAGGACCAGCAAGTGACAATGAAGTTAAACAGCATATGGCAGAAACTATAAAAGAATTAAAG aaTTCGTTATCAGCTTTAAAAAGTTTAACATCAACTAATGAAACAATATGGAATGAACAACAATTAAAGATGGAAGCAAGTATTCGTGAATTAACTGTTACTGTTGCTAAAATGGAAGAAGATAAATTAAGACATGAAAAAGAGTTTCAAGAAGCAATGAAACAGGAAAAAGATCGTATGGCTCAG GAAAAAAAGCAGTGGCAAACAAATACTGAAAGTCATACAAACAAACTGCTTAATACAGCTCAAGAAAATATTaacaagaaagaaaaaaaaattgatgaacTGAACTATCTAAATAACCAATTGCACGAAAAGATTAAACAACTCGAAAATCAAATaag tGAAAAAATTCAAAGATCAACATTATTAGAAAATGAAGTACAAAAAACTCATATTGAAGTTGCAACACTTAAAGCAAGAAATTCAGGTTTGGAAAGAGAGattatagaaaaagaaaaacaaataaatcagcTCCAATCAAAATCGTCATATTTAGAAaag GTAGTCAAAGACAATTCTGATGCTATAAAAGAATTGAATGAAAATATTCAAACACTAAAAATGGAAAAG AGCAGCTTGGAAAGAAGATTAACTATTAGTGAATCACtggctaataaaaataatgaagcaGCCCAGTCCACAACTGAACAATTATTAAAAGCCAATCAGATAATATCAAAGCAAAACAATGATATTATTGAAATGAAAGATAAG ctttTATGTAGAACTGCTATAGCACTAGAACAAGAAAAAGTCATTGAGAGCAATATAAAAGATATACAAGATCTAAAATCTCAACTGGAGTTAACAAAAGAAAATGTTGACAAACTTCAAAAAGAACTTGAGACTCTTAAGGAAAAGTGTGACAACAATGAAAAAGCCCTTAAAGATCGTGATgaaacaataaagaataataatatgg TGATCCAGTGGCTTCacaaaaaaatagaagaaaatacGGCGACAgataacatacaaaataaagggATAACACCTCTTCAAAGTAGCAGCTCAACGCCTTATTGtcgaacaaaaaataacaaaaatttatctCAAAATACAGATGAGTCCATCAATTTCTATGCAACATCTAAact GTCGAGTTTTGATGACAGTTCTCCACTTTCTCCTCAAAGTAGAAAAGGCATAGATCCAAAATATTTAGAACCTGCAACAGATGAAAACAAAGTACTATGTaaag atatttcaaAGCCTGGGTCAACAAGTTCTCTCAATAAAAAGGGAAAGGAAAACAAATGCATGGAATTGCCAAAAGTAGATTACAGGGAAAAGAAGTCTTCCAGGGCGACTACGTATCGAGCTACACCA ATAACTTTCGGGAGTGATTTACAAAAGGCAGATGCGTCTTTACCTATAGTGCAGGGTGTGCGGCGCACACTGTCGCCGGGTCTAAGGGGGCGCCGGTTCAAGTGTCTGGTAGACCAGGAACTGTTCAACGCCAATagcgataataattataacatcgTTACAGACGGCAGCAAGATTGAGAGCAAG atgtCTGATGGCGATAGAAGAAAGAAACTTTCTGGTGCACAAAGCCGAAAAAGAAAGCTGAAGAAGGGAGAATCTCTGAAAAAGAATACAAGTTCTATTGAAAGGTTTATTGTTCGACCCGGTCCATTTTCCGACGAACACCTGGAGATACAGACATATGAAAACCAAGATAATTCTACAGCAGAACTCATCTCGTCAACGCCACTGCCGCTGCTGCCTTC CatcgtttttattaaaatgtggaATG atCAATCTATCGCTGGCGGTGGATTTTTAAATTCACCAAATCAATTTGGAAATGTTACTACACCAAATCAGAAAGCg ggTAGAAGAGCTTCAAGAACTGCTCCAATTGTAGTAAAACAAGCCTTACATTGTGGAGATGATGGTGTTAAGATTTGGGGAACAGATATACAGATTGTGTCTATAGTTGCTCGCGTGAGGAATATCAAGGTCCAAAGCACTAAAATAACGTACACAATACAAGATATCACAGGAAGGATGAGGGCTGTTTTGTGGTTAGACCAGGAGTCCATGGATGAAGATTCT gATCAATCTTCACCAAAAATTGAAGTTAATGATTATATACAAGTTTTTGGAAATGTAAAAACTAATCAAGGAAAAAAAGTTGTTATGGCTTTCAAAATAATGCCTATAACTGATGTCAATGCTATTACATTCCATTATTTGCAATGCATCAACAATAAGTTAAAGATGGAAGCAGATTCTAAGAAG GAGAAAACCAATGGAAGTTCTTCATTTACAAGTGCATTGCCAGCAAATTCTATGGTTAACATGGATAATGCTTCAATAAATGGATTAAATGCTAGACAAATGATGGTCTACAATAACATAAGAGCTTCTACACTCGAACAAGGCATTAACAAACAGGACATTTATGCTAGCTTAAAAGATCGGATGTCCAATGTTGAATTTGA AAAAAtcttgcaatggatgtggaacgAAGGACATATATATTCAACAATTGATGAAGAACATTTTCGTGTTACTGATGCTTCCTAA
- the LOC123656402 gene encoding LDLR chaperone boca — MAKLMYLIILLCISNCFCKKYKEEEKPAWAKKDIRDFSDADLERLYDQWEEDDEPLPEDEQPEYKRKPPSIDLNNLDMSNPESVLQATKKGQTLMMFVTVANKPSRARTEELTKIWQSGLWSNHIQAERYLIDDDRAIFMFKDGSQAWTAKEYLLEQDELKDVQLESQTYLGKKPDVKNTAVRDEL, encoded by the exons ATGGcgaaattaatgtatttaattattttactgtgcATTTCCAATTGCTTTTGTAAAAAgtataaagaagaagaaaagcCGGCCTGGGCGAAAAAAGATATTCGTGATTTTAGCGACGCCGACTTGGAACG TCTTTACGATCAGTGGGAAGAAGATGACGAACCGTTACCAGAGGATGAGCAGCCTGAATACAAGCGCAAACCACCTTCTATAGACTTAAATAACTTAGATATGTCTAATCCAGAATCTGTCTTACAAGCAACGAAAAAAGGTCAAACTCTTATGATGTTTGTAACAGTTGCTAACAAACCTTCAAGAGCAAGAACTGAGGAACTAACAAAGATCTGGCAAAGTGGTCTATGGAGCAATCACATACAGGCTGAAAG atatttgATAGATGATGATAGAgctatatttatgtttaaagaTGGATCTCAAGCATGGACTGCAAAGGAATATCTTTTGGAGCAAGATGAACTTAAAGATGTTCAATTAGAAAGTCAAACTTATTTAGGTAAAAAACCAGATGTAAAAAATACAGCTGTAAGAGATGAACTATAA